CGACCTGTAGCTTCCACACGGCCTAATGAACCACCTAAAACTATTGGTTTACCTGTAACTACTGCAGGCGATGAATGACCTACTAGTTTTGAATACTCATCCATAATCCACGCCATTTCTTGCGGGCCTGTTCCCATATCAGGAGCAGGTATATCTTTATCGGGTCCAAATACATCAACCATTAAGTCGGTATATGAACGGGTTAATCTTTCTAATTCGCCTTTGCTCATGCTGCGGGGGTCGCATTTAATACCACCTTTACCACCACCATAAGGAATACCTACTACGGCACATTTCCATGTCATCCATGCAGCCAAAGCTTTTACTTCGTCCAAGTGTACATCCATGCTGTAACGGATACCACCTTTACTTGGGCCTAGGTTAGCATTGTGTACTACCCTGAAACCTTCAAACACTTTCACTTTTCCATCGTCCATGGTAACAGGAATATTTACTATTACTGCTTTTTGTGGAGCTATTAATACGTTGTAATCGCTTTCGTCAAGACCAATAATTTTAGCTGCCTGGTCAAATCTTTGTTTCATTGACTCGAATGGATTTTCTGAGCCATGTTTAATCACGTTATCTTTTTGTGACATAGTTTTATTATTTATAGTTTAGTTAAAATAAAAGTGCTGGCAAACCTAAACATTTTTTATAAAAATGCTAATTATAATCGTTCAGTTATCCACGCTTTATTGGGTATTATTTGTTTTTTTATATTTTATGAAATACGGGTCATTAAATCGTTGGCTGTTTGCCTTAAAACACTCAGCTTAGCCTCGCCTACAGTTAGCTTGTTTAAATGGTCAAAAGCAAGATCAAGGTATTGTTGTTTTTGGTTTTGCGCAAATTCCTCAATCATATATTTGGTATACAGGCTTAAAACAGTCTCTATTTTTTCTTCGGTATTATCGTTTTTAACAGCGGTTTCTATCAGCTTTTTATCGTCTTTGTTTACACAAGCCAGCAGCTCTATAAACAGCAATGTTTTTTTATTGGCTGCTATATCGCCTCCTATTTTTTTACCTACGGTAGTGCCTTCGCCAAAGCTGTCTAAAATATCGTCCTGTATTTGAAAAGCTATACCTATGTTTTTACCAAACTCATACAGGTGTTGCGCTTCTTCTTTGCTTGCCCCTCCTATTAAAGCCCCTATTTGTAAGGAGCAGCCCAACAGTACGGCTGTTTTTAGTTTTATCATTTCAAGGTAATCGTTGTGCAGCACATTAGCCTGTGTTTCAAAATTCATATCTATCTGCTGCCCTTCGCATACCTCAATAGCGGTTTGGTTAAATACTTCGAGGAGTGATGATAAATCAGCAGAATCGGTTTTGCATAACAACTGGGTGGCTTTTATCATCATTAAATCGCCACTGAGTATGGCTATGGGCATATTCCATTTTTTATATACCGTTTCCTGCCCCCTGCGTAAAGGCGCATTGTCCATTATATCATCGTGTATAAGGGTAAAGTTATGGAATACTTCTATGGCGTGGGCTGCATGCAGGGCTTTATCTACTTCGGTGCTGAATATATTGCAAGACATAAGGGTGAGTATGGGGCGCAAACGCTTGCCGCCCAATTGCATCATGTAT
This DNA window, taken from Bacteroidota bacterium, encodes the following:
- a CDS encoding polyprenyl synthetase family protein, whose product is MKTYQQLYDLFMAHINEANYGSNPKELYQPIQYMMQLGGKRLRPILTLMSCNIFSTEVDKALHAAHAIEVFHNFTLIHDDIMDNAPLRRGQETVYKKWNMPIAILSGDLMMIKATQLLCKTDSADLSSLLEVFNQTAIEVCEGQQIDMNFETQANVLHNDYLEMIKLKTAVLLGCSLQIGALIGGASKEEAQHLYEFGKNIGIAFQIQDDILDSFGEGTTVGKKIGGDIAANKKTLLFIELLACVNKDDKKLIETAVKNDNTEEKIETVLSLYTKYMIEEFAQNQKQQYLDLAFDHLNKLTVGEAKLSVLRQTANDLMTRIS